The sequence below is a genomic window from Candidatus Eisenbacteria bacterium.
GAGGGGAGCGTCACCGCGGGAATCGTGAGCGCGAAGGGGCGCAGCGATCTGGCGATCAGCGGAGGAAGTCCGACCTATCAGGACTTCATCCAGACGGACGCGTCGATCAACCCGGGCAACAGCGGCGGGCCTCTCGTGAATGGAAGGGGGGAGGTCGTCGGGGTCAGCACCGCCTTCAACGCGCCGGGGGCCGGGATCGGATTCGCGATCTCGATCAACATGGCGCGGTCGGTCGCGGAGGAGCTGATTCGAAAGGGGCGGGTGCCCCGCGCCTTTCTGGGCGTCAACCTGATGGCCCTCGACAAGGAGCTTGCGGACGGCTGGGGGCTCTCGGGGATCCAGGGCGTCGTGGTCACCGATGTCCAGCCGGGGACCCCCGCCGCCGAGGCCGGTCTCCGGGAGGGGGATGTGATCATCGAGTTCAACGGCGTCAAGGTTGGAGCGGTCTCTCCGTTCCGGCTCCTCGTCGCGCGCAGCGAGGTCGGCAGCCGGGCGCGGATCCGTTACCTCCGCATGGGGAAGGGGATGGAAGTGGAAGTGGAGCTCACCGAGCGCCAAGACCCCGCGCCCAGCATGCCGCGGACCTCGAGCGCGACCCCGATGGACGACCTCGGTCTGCTCCTGGCGCCTCTTCCCGGCGAACTCGGCCTTCAGGGAGTGCTCGTCGATTCCGTTCTCGTCGACAGCCCAGCCTCTCGCGCGGGGATGCGCGCGGGCGACGTCATTTTGGAGGAGGGCTGGTCTCCGGTCGGGAATCCCGACGATCTCCTTCGCAGGATTGAGAGAGCCCTCGACCAACGGGGAGTCGTCGTCTTCAGGATCCAGAGGGGATCGGCCCGTTCCTATCTGGCGGTCCGTCCCCGCTAGGATGGGGATCCGGCACGAACGCGCGTTCTAACGCATTGTTCAGCAGTATGTTATGAGCTTATA
It includes:
- a CDS encoding PDZ domain-containing protein gives rise to the protein FEPILESVRSGLWNLLVLSLGAILGVGLVLFAGGRRGALPGGGPSAMEGPAFAPIIEEVLPAVVSIDVEKRFRHSDLGIEGGIDPDNLDPGFPEEEFEIPSSGSGFVIDERGHIITNDHVVRDGVRIDVHTSTGATLPARLVGRDPMTDIAVLEVEPDRPLPVVSLGDSDNLRIGDWVMAIGNPLGVLEGSVTAGIVSAKGRSDLAISGGSPTYQDFIQTDASINPGNSGGPLVNGRGEVVGVSTAFNAPGAGIGFAISINMARSVAEELIRKGRVPRAFLGVNLMALDKELADGWGLSGIQGVVVTDVQPGTPAAEAGLREGDVIIEFNGVKVGAVSPFRLLVARSEVGSRARIRYLRMGKGMEVEVELTERQDPAPSMPRTSSATPMDDLGLLLAPLPGELGLQGVLVDSVLVDSPASRAGMRAGDVILEEGWSPVGNPDDLLRRIERALDQRGVVVFRIQRGSARSYLAVRPR